In Takifugu flavidus isolate HTHZ2018 chromosome 5, ASM371156v2, whole genome shotgun sequence, the following proteins share a genomic window:
- the idua gene encoding alpha-L-iduronidase isoform X1, translating into MQFKSFTGLVLLMNIMRSSGASYMIVADVEKQLGDLKHFWRSSGFCPPLPHTQAHQFDLSVDQQLNLAYVGSVPHGGIQQIRIHWLLELVSAQEIAGRVQYDFTKLDQLIELLWMNGLQPGFELMGSVSNYFTDFQNKSQVVEWRNLVYLTARRYIDKYGLQYVSQWNFETWNEPNNGDFDNVSMSVQGFLNYYDACSEGLRAASSLLRFGGPGDSCHSPPRSPFCWALLQHCYNGTNYFTGEKGVRMDFIALHKKGGGATLPILQQEIQTVREIQQLFPRFHRLPVYNDEADPLVGWSRPQEWRADVTYAAMVVKVIQQHQDLLLADPNSTINYTLLSNDNAFLSYHPFPFTQRTLTARFQVNNTQPPHVQLIRKPVLTAMALLALLGETQILAQVLNSAGTSIGTVGVLASSHQPEVFGGPDSWQVALLVYNSDDIRTSNSTDEVLISLRGLASHPDLVYITYNLDNRVSNPYQLWKSLGCPDYPTVQQFRLLRSLQDAHIGGPWEVPAGDTLTFRTRMLLPSLLLVHVCARPKVVPGQVSGLRFLRITKGQVLIIWSDHSQNSKCIKTFEVEFSSDYKEFSRINHQDTIFTSYVYSPAEAVVSGLYRVRAVDYWARPGSYSLTKKYTEDEDEDVQLTSESLNVHQGKH; encoded by the exons atgcagtttaaaagTTTCACTGGTTTGGTTCTTCTAATGAACATCATGAGAAGTTCAGGAGCCTCGTACATGATCGTGGCTGATGTGGAGAAACAACTGGGGGACCTCAAACACTTCTGGAGGAGCTCCGGGTTTTG TCCCCCACTCCcccacacacaggcacaccaGTTTGACCTGAGCGTGGACCAGCAGTTGAACTTGGCCTATGTCGGCTCAGTCCCCCACGGAGGGATCCAGCAGATCAGGATCCactggctgctggagctggtcTCTGCGCA AGAGATTGCTGGACGGGTCCAGTATGacttcaccaaactggaccagCTGATAGAACTCTTGTGGATGAATGGACTCCAGCCAG GCTTTGAACTGATGGGAAGCGTCTCCAACTATTTCACCGACTTCCAGAACAAATCCCAGGTGGTGGAGTGGAGAAACCTGGTCTACCTGACAGCACGGCGCTACATCG ATAAATATGGCCTGCAGTATGTTTCTCAGTGGAACTTTGAGACATGGAACGAGCCAAACAATGGTGACTTTGACAATGTCAGCATGTCTGTTCAAG GCTTTCTGAATTACTACGATGCCTGCTCAGAGGGTCTGCGTGCTGCCAGCAGCCTGCTCAGATTCGGAGGTCCGGGCGACTCCTGTCATTCTCCTCCCCGCTCGCCGTTCTGCTGGGCTTTGCTGCAGCACTGCTACAATGGCACCAACTACTTCACTGGAGAAAAGGGCGTCCGGATGGACTTTATCGCTCTGCACAAGAAG GGTGGTGGCGCTACCCTGCCCATCCTCCAGCAGGAGATTCAGACTGTGAGGGAGATCCAGCAGCTGTTCCCTCGGTTTCACCGCCTCCCCGTGTACAACGACGAGGCCGATCCTCTGGTAGGCTGGTCCAGACCTCAGGAGTGGAGGGCTGACGTGACCTACGCTGCCATGGTGGTGAAG GtgatccagcagcaccaggaccTGCTACTAGCTGACCCAAACAGCACAATCAACTACACTCTCCTTAGCAACGACAATGCCTTCCTGAGTTACCACCCGTTTCCCTTCACACAAAGAACCCTGACCGCCCGTTTCCAGGTCAACAACACCCAGCCGCCACATGTGCAGCTCATCAGGAAGCCCGTCCTCACCGCCATGGCCCTGCTGGCTCTGCTTG GAGAGACCCAGATCCTGGCTCAGGTCTTAAACTCAGCAGGAACCAGCATTGGCACAGTGGGAGTCCTGGCCAGCAGCCATCAGCCTGAAGTCTTTGGTGGCCCAGACAGCtggcaggtggcgctgttggtCTACAACAGTGATGACATTCGCACCTCCAACAGCACCGATGAGGTCCTCATTTCACTGAGAGGACTGGCATCACATCCAG atCTGGTCTATATCACGTATAACCTTGACAACAGGGTCAGTAACCCGTACCAGCTGTGGAAGAGTTTAGGTTGTCCAGATTACCCCACGGTCCAGCAGTTTAGGCTCCTTAGGAGTCTTCAG GACGCTCATATTGGTGGACCCTGGGAGGTTCCTGCTGGAGACACTCTGACTTTCAGGACCAGGATGTTGCTACCTTCGCTTCTTCTTGTCCACGTCTGTGCGAGGCCCAAAGTCGTACCCGGCCAG GTCAGTGGATTACGCTTCCTGCGGATCACTAAAGGCCAAGTCTTGATCATCTGGTCTGATCACAGCCAGAATTCCAA ATGCATAAAGACATTTGAGGTGGAATTCTCCTCTGACTACAAAGAATTTAGTAGAATTAATCATCAGGACACCATTTTCACCTCTTATGTTTATTCACCTG CAGAGGCGGTGGTCAGCGGCCTGTACAGAGTGAGGGCTGTGGATTACTGGGCTCGACCAGGATCCTACTCACTGACGAAGAAGTAcacagaggatgaggacgaAGACGTCCAGCTTACT
- the idua gene encoding alpha-L-iduronidase isoform X3 — MNGLQPGFELMGSVSNYFTDFQNKSQVVEWRNLVYLTARRYIDKYGLQYVSQWNFETWNEPNNGDFDNVSMSVQGFLNYYDACSEGLRAASSLLRFGGPGDSCHSPPRSPFCWALLQHCYNGTNYFTGEKGVRMDFIALHKKGGGATLPILQQEIQTVREIQQLFPRFHRLPVYNDEADPLVGWSRPQEWRADVTYAAMVVKVIQQHQDLLLADPNSTINYTLLSNDNAFLSYHPFPFTQRTLTARFQVNNTQPPHVQLIRKPVLTAMALLALLGETQILAQVLNSAGTSIGTVGVLASSHQPEVFGGPDSWQVALLVYNSDDIRTSNSTDEVLISLRGLASHPDLVYITYNLDNRVSNPYQLWKSLGCPDYPTVQQFRLLRSLQDAHIGGPWEVPAGDTLTFRTRMLLPSLLLVHVCARPKVVPGQVSGLRFLRITKGQVLIIWSDHSQNSKCIKTFEVEFSSDYKEFSRINHQDTIFTSYVYSPAEAVVSGLYRVRAVDYWARPGSYSLTKKYTEDEDEDVQLTSESLNVHQGKH, encoded by the exons ATGAATGGACTCCAGCCAG GCTTTGAACTGATGGGAAGCGTCTCCAACTATTTCACCGACTTCCAGAACAAATCCCAGGTGGTGGAGTGGAGAAACCTGGTCTACCTGACAGCACGGCGCTACATCG ATAAATATGGCCTGCAGTATGTTTCTCAGTGGAACTTTGAGACATGGAACGAGCCAAACAATGGTGACTTTGACAATGTCAGCATGTCTGTTCAAG GCTTTCTGAATTACTACGATGCCTGCTCAGAGGGTCTGCGTGCTGCCAGCAGCCTGCTCAGATTCGGAGGTCCGGGCGACTCCTGTCATTCTCCTCCCCGCTCGCCGTTCTGCTGGGCTTTGCTGCAGCACTGCTACAATGGCACCAACTACTTCACTGGAGAAAAGGGCGTCCGGATGGACTTTATCGCTCTGCACAAGAAG GGTGGTGGCGCTACCCTGCCCATCCTCCAGCAGGAGATTCAGACTGTGAGGGAGATCCAGCAGCTGTTCCCTCGGTTTCACCGCCTCCCCGTGTACAACGACGAGGCCGATCCTCTGGTAGGCTGGTCCAGACCTCAGGAGTGGAGGGCTGACGTGACCTACGCTGCCATGGTGGTGAAG GtgatccagcagcaccaggaccTGCTACTAGCTGACCCAAACAGCACAATCAACTACACTCTCCTTAGCAACGACAATGCCTTCCTGAGTTACCACCCGTTTCCCTTCACACAAAGAACCCTGACCGCCCGTTTCCAGGTCAACAACACCCAGCCGCCACATGTGCAGCTCATCAGGAAGCCCGTCCTCACCGCCATGGCCCTGCTGGCTCTGCTTG GAGAGACCCAGATCCTGGCTCAGGTCTTAAACTCAGCAGGAACCAGCATTGGCACAGTGGGAGTCCTGGCCAGCAGCCATCAGCCTGAAGTCTTTGGTGGCCCAGACAGCtggcaggtggcgctgttggtCTACAACAGTGATGACATTCGCACCTCCAACAGCACCGATGAGGTCCTCATTTCACTGAGAGGACTGGCATCACATCCAG atCTGGTCTATATCACGTATAACCTTGACAACAGGGTCAGTAACCCGTACCAGCTGTGGAAGAGTTTAGGTTGTCCAGATTACCCCACGGTCCAGCAGTTTAGGCTCCTTAGGAGTCTTCAG GACGCTCATATTGGTGGACCCTGGGAGGTTCCTGCTGGAGACACTCTGACTTTCAGGACCAGGATGTTGCTACCTTCGCTTCTTCTTGTCCACGTCTGTGCGAGGCCCAAAGTCGTACCCGGCCAG GTCAGTGGATTACGCTTCCTGCGGATCACTAAAGGCCAAGTCTTGATCATCTGGTCTGATCACAGCCAGAATTCCAA ATGCATAAAGACATTTGAGGTGGAATTCTCCTCTGACTACAAAGAATTTAGTAGAATTAATCATCAGGACACCATTTTCACCTCTTATGTTTATTCACCTG CAGAGGCGGTGGTCAGCGGCCTGTACAGAGTGAGGGCTGTGGATTACTGGGCTCGACCAGGATCCTACTCACTGACGAAGAAGTAcacagaggatgaggacgaAGACGTCCAGCTTACT
- the idua gene encoding alpha-L-iduronidase isoform X2, giving the protein MQFKSFTGLVLLMNIMRSSGASYMIVADVEKQLGDLKHFWRSSGFCPPLPHTQAHQFDLSVDQQLNLAYVGSVPHGGIQQIRIHWLLELVSAQEIAGRVQYDFTKLDQLIELLWMNGLQPGFELMGSVSNYFTDFQNKSQVVEWRNLVYLTARRYIDKYGLQYVSQWNFETWNEPNNGDFDNVSMSVQGFLNYYDACSEGLRAASSLLRFGGPGDSCHSPPRSPFCWALLQHCYNGTNYFTGEKGVRMDFIALHKKGGGATLPILQQEIQTVREIQQLFPRFHRLPVYNDEADPLVGWSRPQEWRADVTYAAMVVKVIQQHQDLLLADPNSTINYTLLSNDNAFLSYHPFPFTQRTLTARFQVNNTQPPHVQLIRKPVLTAMALLALLGETQILAQVLNSAGTSIGTVGVLASSHQPEVFGGPDSWQVALLVYNSDDIRTSNSTDEVLISLRGLASHPDLVYITYNLDNRVSNPYQLWKSLGCPDYPTVQQFRLLRSLQDAHIGGPWEVPAGDTLTFRTRMLLPSLLLVHVCARPKVVPGQVSGLRFLRITKGQVLIIWSDHSQNSKCIKTFEVEFSSDYKEFSRINHQDTIFTSYVYSPEAVVSGLYRVRAVDYWARPGSYSLTKKYTEDEDEDVQLTSESLNVHQGKH; this is encoded by the exons atgcagtttaaaagTTTCACTGGTTTGGTTCTTCTAATGAACATCATGAGAAGTTCAGGAGCCTCGTACATGATCGTGGCTGATGTGGAGAAACAACTGGGGGACCTCAAACACTTCTGGAGGAGCTCCGGGTTTTG TCCCCCACTCCcccacacacaggcacaccaGTTTGACCTGAGCGTGGACCAGCAGTTGAACTTGGCCTATGTCGGCTCAGTCCCCCACGGAGGGATCCAGCAGATCAGGATCCactggctgctggagctggtcTCTGCGCA AGAGATTGCTGGACGGGTCCAGTATGacttcaccaaactggaccagCTGATAGAACTCTTGTGGATGAATGGACTCCAGCCAG GCTTTGAACTGATGGGAAGCGTCTCCAACTATTTCACCGACTTCCAGAACAAATCCCAGGTGGTGGAGTGGAGAAACCTGGTCTACCTGACAGCACGGCGCTACATCG ATAAATATGGCCTGCAGTATGTTTCTCAGTGGAACTTTGAGACATGGAACGAGCCAAACAATGGTGACTTTGACAATGTCAGCATGTCTGTTCAAG GCTTTCTGAATTACTACGATGCCTGCTCAGAGGGTCTGCGTGCTGCCAGCAGCCTGCTCAGATTCGGAGGTCCGGGCGACTCCTGTCATTCTCCTCCCCGCTCGCCGTTCTGCTGGGCTTTGCTGCAGCACTGCTACAATGGCACCAACTACTTCACTGGAGAAAAGGGCGTCCGGATGGACTTTATCGCTCTGCACAAGAAG GGTGGTGGCGCTACCCTGCCCATCCTCCAGCAGGAGATTCAGACTGTGAGGGAGATCCAGCAGCTGTTCCCTCGGTTTCACCGCCTCCCCGTGTACAACGACGAGGCCGATCCTCTGGTAGGCTGGTCCAGACCTCAGGAGTGGAGGGCTGACGTGACCTACGCTGCCATGGTGGTGAAG GtgatccagcagcaccaggaccTGCTACTAGCTGACCCAAACAGCACAATCAACTACACTCTCCTTAGCAACGACAATGCCTTCCTGAGTTACCACCCGTTTCCCTTCACACAAAGAACCCTGACCGCCCGTTTCCAGGTCAACAACACCCAGCCGCCACATGTGCAGCTCATCAGGAAGCCCGTCCTCACCGCCATGGCCCTGCTGGCTCTGCTTG GAGAGACCCAGATCCTGGCTCAGGTCTTAAACTCAGCAGGAACCAGCATTGGCACAGTGGGAGTCCTGGCCAGCAGCCATCAGCCTGAAGTCTTTGGTGGCCCAGACAGCtggcaggtggcgctgttggtCTACAACAGTGATGACATTCGCACCTCCAACAGCACCGATGAGGTCCTCATTTCACTGAGAGGACTGGCATCACATCCAG atCTGGTCTATATCACGTATAACCTTGACAACAGGGTCAGTAACCCGTACCAGCTGTGGAAGAGTTTAGGTTGTCCAGATTACCCCACGGTCCAGCAGTTTAGGCTCCTTAGGAGTCTTCAG GACGCTCATATTGGTGGACCCTGGGAGGTTCCTGCTGGAGACACTCTGACTTTCAGGACCAGGATGTTGCTACCTTCGCTTCTTCTTGTCCACGTCTGTGCGAGGCCCAAAGTCGTACCCGGCCAG GTCAGTGGATTACGCTTCCTGCGGATCACTAAAGGCCAAGTCTTGATCATCTGGTCTGATCACAGCCAGAATTCCAA ATGCATAAAGACATTTGAGGTGGAATTCTCCTCTGACTACAAAGAATTTAGTAGAATTAATCATCAGGACACCATTTTCACCTCTTATGTTTATTCACCTG AGGCGGTGGTCAGCGGCCTGTACAGAGTGAGGGCTGTGGATTACTGGGCTCGACCAGGATCCTACTCACTGACGAAGAAGTAcacagaggatgaggacgaAGACGTCCAGCTTACT